One stretch of Argiope bruennichi chromosome 3, qqArgBrue1.1, whole genome shotgun sequence DNA includes these proteins:
- the LOC129963565 gene encoding uncharacterized protein LOC129963565 produces MAMPHFLFYSIVVVCLACICNAILIGRLRQKEEPASNVVPTSRFLFPKGDDMPSCKTDQGLWGMCVDVRMCYAARRAINAGNHPVRCGWINNFVPKVCCHPDQVQYPKMVFRPQRYNRSQRRHDYY; encoded by the exons ATGGCCATGCCCCATTTTCTGTTCTATTCCATTGTGGTTGTTTGTTTAGCATGCATCTGCAATGCCATTCTGATTGGAAGATTGCGGCAAAAGGAAGAACCAG CTTCAAATGTTGTACCAACTTCTCGCTTTCTGTTCCCCAAGGGTGATGACATGCCATCCTGCAAAACTGACCAGGGTCTATGGGGTATGTGTGTTGACGTTCGAATGTGCTACGCTGCCAGAAGAGCAATAAATGCGGGCAACCACCCTGTTCGATGTGGATGGATCAACAACTTCGTTCCCAAGGTTTGCTGTCACCCGGACCAAGTCCAATATCCAAAAATGGTCTTCAGACCTCAGCGATACAACAGGTCACAAAGAAGACATGACTATTACTGA